A stretch of the Thunnus thynnus chromosome 7, fThuThy2.1, whole genome shotgun sequence genome encodes the following:
- the LOC137186252 gene encoding protein Smaug homolog 2 yields the protein MMFRDQVGILTDWFKGWNECEQTVALLSLLKRVSRTQARFLHICLEHWLADCTEIHILEAEANNAAIVSQWHQEPKEKVVSLLLSHLPLLQPRNSEAKCEYMKLLQKVLSHTIESSLFVEESRQLLSYALIHPATTLDDRTSLAMWLNHLEEHLSSGYVSSSRAPSSPYHPRQGSDEWPSSAEALDPGHAWHDKSPSSSTSPAGQNGHMSFPGGMSSPINSNNTGLGGQMQPSPLKKSMSVIPSSPQACGSEWVSQDDAGGRQNFIPTDHAPLSPQSSVASSGSEQTEDQGSTRNTFQEDGSGMKDVPAWLKSLRLHKYASLFSQMTYEEMMILTEQHLESQNVTKGARHKIALSIQKLRERQSVLKSLEKDILEGGNLRNALQELQQIIITPIKAYSPPSAAQTARDTTTSPSEATKSGADKEPASDGFQTHNPPPCDGDSSATPISDGDIAGQFTRVMGKVCTQLLVSRPDEENISCYLQLIEKCLTHEAFTETHKKRLVSWKQQVLKLLRLFPRKAMLDMPVYRQKGWTYGSNSLPTAGSVSGGVARRGQRQFQMTPRGLPAGRMGLLSPGGIGGASPRHTLTNPALAGQGRQNLWFANPGGSNSMPSQSRSSVQRTHSLPVHTSPQTMLMFQQQECQVPGADLEINPTLESLCLSMTEHALGDGTDRTSTI from the exons ATGATGTTCCGAGACCAGGTAGGTATCCTTACAGATTGGTTCAAAGGCTGGAATGAGTGTGAACAGACGGTGGCACTGTTGTCCCTCCTGAAGAGGGTGTCCCGCACCCAGGCTCGCTTCTTACACATATGCCTTGAACACTGGCTGGCAGACTGCACAGAGATCCACATCCTAGAAGCCGAGGCCAACAATGCAG CTATTGTCAGCCAGTGGCATCAGGAGCCAAAGGAGAAAGTGGTGTCCTTGCTGCTGTCCCATCTGCCTTTGCTGCAGCCACGCAACAGCGAGGCCAAATGTGAGTACATGAAGCTGCTGCAGAAGGTGTTGAGTCACACTATCGAGAGTAGCCTGTTTGTGGAAGAGAGCAGACAGCTGCTGTCCTACGCGCTTATCCACCCTGCCACCACACTGGATGACCGCACCTCTTTGGCCATGTGGCTGAACCACCTCGAGGAGCACTTATCCAGTGGCTATGTATCCTCCTCTCGAGCTCCTTCCAGCCCCTACCACCCCCGCCAGGGCTCAGATGAATGGCCCAGCTCTGCTGAGGCTCTGGACCCTGGCCACGCCTGGCACGACAAGTCTCCCTCATCAAGCACGTCTCCGGCAGGACAGAACGGACACATGTCTTTCCCAGGCGGAATGTCCTCTCCCATCAACAGCAATAACACAG GTCTGGGTGGGCAGATGCAGCCCAGCCCTCTGAAGAAGTCCATGTCCGTTATCCCTTCCAGTCCCCAGGCTTGTGGCTCTGAGTGGGTTAGCCAGGATGATGCAGGGGGCCGGCAGAACTTCATTCCAACAGATCACGCACCCCTCTCCCCCCAGAGCAGTGTGGCCTCTTCAGGCAGTGAGCAGACAGAAGACCAGGGCTCCACACGCAACACTTTCCAGGAGGATGGCAGTGGCATGAAAG ATGTTCCCGCATGGTTGAAAAGTCTTCGCCTTCATAAATATGCATCACTTTTCTCCCAGATGACCTATGAGGAGATGATGATTCTAACAGAGCAGCACCTGGAGTCGCAG AACGTCACTAAAGGAGCACGACATAAGATTGCCTTGAGTATCCAGAAACTGCGAGAGAGGCAGAGTGTGCTCAAGTCTTTAGAAAAG GACATTTTGGAAGGAGGAAACCTGCGTAACGCCCTCCAAGAGCTGCAACAGATCATCATCACACCCATCAAGGCCTACAGCCCACCCAGTGCGGCACAGACTGCCCGGGACACAACCACCTCTCCTTCAGAAGCCACAAAATCAGGAGCAGATAAAGAGCCGGCCTCAGATGGCTTCCAGACCCACAACCCACCTCCCTGCGATGGAGACTCCTCAGCCACACCCATCTCAGATGGCGACATTGCTGGACAGTTCACCCGTGTGATGGGTAAAG tgtgcaCCCAGCTGCTGGTGTCAAGACCAGACGAGGAGAATATCAGCTGTTACCTTCAGCTCATTGAGAAGTGTCTGACACATGAG gctTTCACAGAAACTCACAAGAAAAGGCTGGTCTCCTGGAAGCAGCAGGTCCTTAAACTGCTCCGCCTATTCCCTCGGAAAGCTATGCTGGACATGCCTGTGTACCGACAGAAAGG CTGGACCTATGGGTCCAACTCCCTCCCCACAGCAGGCTCTGTGAGTGGAGGTGTAGCCCGGCGGGGCCAAAGGCAGTTCCAGATGACCCCTCGTGGACTCCCAGCTGGGCGCATGGGTCTTCTTAGTCCCGGTGGGATCGGAGGAGCGTCTCCACGTCACACACTCACTAATCCTGCGTTGGCAGGCCAGGGTAGACAA AACTTGTGGTTTGCCAACCCTGGGGGCAGTAACAGCATGCCAAGTCAGAGCCGCAGCTCTGTGCAGCGGACCCACTCACTCCCTGTCCACACTTCCCCGCAAACCATGCTCATGTTCCAGCAGCAAG
- the gmfg gene encoding glia maturation factor gamma — MSSSLVVCEVDESLKDKLKKFRFRKETNNAAILMKIDMEKQLVILEEEYEDISLDDLKEELPERQPRFIVYSYKYVHADGRVSYPLCFIFSSPMGCKPEQQMMYAGSKNRLVQAAELTKVFETRNADDLTEEWLKKQLAFFR; from the exons ATG TCGAGCTCTCTGGTTGTGTGTGAAGTGGATGAAAGTCTCAAAGATAAACTGAAAAAGTTTAGATTTCGAAAAGAGACCAACAATGCTGCCATACTAA TGAAAATCGATATGGAGAAACAACTTGTTATCCTTGAGGAGGAATATGAG GACATCTCACTGGATGATCTGAAAGAGGAACTCCCAGAGCGGCAGCCCAG ATTCATTGTCTACAGCTACAAATATGTCCACGCTGATGGTAGGGTGTCTTACCCTCTGTGTTTCATATTCTCAAGTCCAATGG GATGCAAGCCAGAGCAACAGATGATGTATGCAGGCAGCAAGAATCGGCTGGTCCAAGCTGCAGAGCTCACAAAG gtcTTTGAAACAAGAAACGCTGATGACTTGACAGAGGAATGGCTGAAGAAACAGCTGGCATTTTTTCGCTGA
- the paf1 gene encoding RNA polymerase II-associated factor 1 homolog isoform X2, with protein MAPTIQTQAQREDGHRQSSHRTVPERSGVVCRVKYCNSLPDIPFDPKFITYPFDQHRFVQYKATSLEKQHKHELLTEPDLGVTIDLINPDTYRIDPNILLDPADEKLLEEDIQAPSSSKRSQQHAKVVPWMRKTEYISTEFNRYGVSNEKVEVKIGVSVKQQFTEEEIYKDRDSQISAIEKTFEDAQKSISQHYSKPRVTPVEVLPVFPDFKMWINPCAQVIFDSDPAPKDISGPAGVEMMSQAMIRGMMDEEGNQFVAYFLPNEETLRKRKRDCEEGVDYMAEDLYDYKIAREYNWNVKNKASKGYEENYFFIFRDGDGVYYNELETRVRLSKRRAKAGAQSTTNAVLVCKHRDMNEKELEAQEARKAQLENHEPEDEEEDMDKDMQDSGDDKDKGSGSEAENSGSDSDRDDDDREQRGEDEDEDEDRGKRRRKASGSGSESGEDRAREMRDEEEIFGSDDDSDDNEPKNSARSSGDEGSGSEDEGGNRGGSRSRSASPAHSDRSSDHSEARAQSGSGSDRGSDSSDASDSE; from the exons GCAGTCATCTCACAGAACAGTCCCAGAGAG GTCAGGAGTGGTTTGTCGGGTGAAATACTGCAACAGCCTGCCTGACATCCCCTTTGACCCAAAATTCATCACATATCCGTTTGATCAGCACAG gtttgtacagtataaagCCACCTCTCTAGAGAAGCAGCACAAGCATGAGCTCCTGACCGAGCCAGACCTAGGGGTCACCATCGATCTCATCAACCCAGACACCTACCGCATAGACCCCAACA TACTGTTGGATCCCGCTGATGAAAAACTGTTGgaagaggacatccaggctccGTCCAGTTCTAAGAG ATCACAGCAGCATGCTAAAGTGGTCCCATGGATGAGAAAGACAGAGTATATTTCTACAGAGTTCAACAGATACGGTGTCTCCAACGAGAAAGTGGAAGTCAA gatTGGAGTGTCTGTCAAACAGCAGTTTACAGAGGAAGAAATCTACAAGGACAGAGACAGCCAAATTTCTGCCATtgagaagacatttgaggatgcaCAGAAATCG ATTTCACAGCATTACAGCAAACCCAGAGTTACTCCTGTGGAGGTACTGCCTGTGTTCCCAGACTTCAAG ATGTGGATCAACCCATGTGCTCAGGTCATCTTTGACTCTGATCCTGCACCTAAAGACATATCAGGACCAGCAGGAGTGGAAATGATGTCTCAGGCCATGATCAG AGGTATGATGGATGAGGAAGGAAATCAGTTTGTGGCCTACTTCTTGCCCAATGAAGAAACACTTCGCAAGCGCAAGAGAGATTGTGAGGAGGGTGTGGATTATATGGCAGAGGATCT gtATGATTACAAGATTGCAAGGGAATACAACTGGAATGTGAAGAACAAAGCTAGCAAGGGTTATGAGGAGAACTACTTCTTTATCTTCAGAGATGGAGATGGTGTTTACTACAATGAGCTGGAGACAAG GGTGCGTCTGAGCAAGAGGAGAGCCAAGGCTGGAGCACAGTCAACCACAAACGCTGTGCTGGTGTGTAAGCACAGAGACATGAATGAGAAAGAGCTTGAAGCCCAG GAAGCACGTAAAGCTCAGCTGGAGAACCATGAGccagaagatgaagaagaagacatgGATAAAGACATGCAGGACTCTg GTGATGACAAAGACAAAGGCAGCGGCAGTGAGGCAGAGAACTCTGGCAGCGATTCCGACCGGGATGATGATGACCGGGAACAAAGGGGAGAGGACGAGGACGAGGACGAggacagaggaaagagaaggaggaaagcAAGCGGCAGCGGCAGCGAGAGCGGCGAGGACAGGGCCAGGGAAATGCGAGACGAGGAAGAGATCTTTGGCAGCGACGACGACAGCGACGACAACGAGCCCAAGAACTCAGCCAGGAGCAGCGGGGACGAGGGCAGCGGAAGCGAGGACGAAGGAGGCAACAGAGGAGGCAGCAGGAGTCGCAGTGCCTCTCCGGCGCATAGCGACCGCAGCAGTGACCATTCAGAGGCCCGCGCGCAGAGCGGAAGCGGAAGTGACAGAGGCTCAGACTCCAGCGATGCCAGTGACAGTGAATAA
- the paf1 gene encoding RNA polymerase II-associated factor 1 homolog isoform X1, translating into MAPTIQTQAQREDGHSRQSSHRTVPERSGVVCRVKYCNSLPDIPFDPKFITYPFDQHRFVQYKATSLEKQHKHELLTEPDLGVTIDLINPDTYRIDPNILLDPADEKLLEEDIQAPSSSKRSQQHAKVVPWMRKTEYISTEFNRYGVSNEKVEVKIGVSVKQQFTEEEIYKDRDSQISAIEKTFEDAQKSISQHYSKPRVTPVEVLPVFPDFKMWINPCAQVIFDSDPAPKDISGPAGVEMMSQAMIRGMMDEEGNQFVAYFLPNEETLRKRKRDCEEGVDYMAEDLYDYKIAREYNWNVKNKASKGYEENYFFIFRDGDGVYYNELETRVRLSKRRAKAGAQSTTNAVLVCKHRDMNEKELEAQEARKAQLENHEPEDEEEDMDKDMQDSGDDKDKGSGSEAENSGSDSDRDDDDREQRGEDEDEDEDRGKRRRKASGSGSESGEDRAREMRDEEEIFGSDDDSDDNEPKNSARSSGDEGSGSEDEGGNRGGSRSRSASPAHSDRSSDHSEARAQSGSGSDRGSDSSDASDSE; encoded by the exons taGGCAGTCATCTCACAGAACAGTCCCAGAGAG GTCAGGAGTGGTTTGTCGGGTGAAATACTGCAACAGCCTGCCTGACATCCCCTTTGACCCAAAATTCATCACATATCCGTTTGATCAGCACAG gtttgtacagtataaagCCACCTCTCTAGAGAAGCAGCACAAGCATGAGCTCCTGACCGAGCCAGACCTAGGGGTCACCATCGATCTCATCAACCCAGACACCTACCGCATAGACCCCAACA TACTGTTGGATCCCGCTGATGAAAAACTGTTGgaagaggacatccaggctccGTCCAGTTCTAAGAG ATCACAGCAGCATGCTAAAGTGGTCCCATGGATGAGAAAGACAGAGTATATTTCTACAGAGTTCAACAGATACGGTGTCTCCAACGAGAAAGTGGAAGTCAA gatTGGAGTGTCTGTCAAACAGCAGTTTACAGAGGAAGAAATCTACAAGGACAGAGACAGCCAAATTTCTGCCATtgagaagacatttgaggatgcaCAGAAATCG ATTTCACAGCATTACAGCAAACCCAGAGTTACTCCTGTGGAGGTACTGCCTGTGTTCCCAGACTTCAAG ATGTGGATCAACCCATGTGCTCAGGTCATCTTTGACTCTGATCCTGCACCTAAAGACATATCAGGACCAGCAGGAGTGGAAATGATGTCTCAGGCCATGATCAG AGGTATGATGGATGAGGAAGGAAATCAGTTTGTGGCCTACTTCTTGCCCAATGAAGAAACACTTCGCAAGCGCAAGAGAGATTGTGAGGAGGGTGTGGATTATATGGCAGAGGATCT gtATGATTACAAGATTGCAAGGGAATACAACTGGAATGTGAAGAACAAAGCTAGCAAGGGTTATGAGGAGAACTACTTCTTTATCTTCAGAGATGGAGATGGTGTTTACTACAATGAGCTGGAGACAAG GGTGCGTCTGAGCAAGAGGAGAGCCAAGGCTGGAGCACAGTCAACCACAAACGCTGTGCTGGTGTGTAAGCACAGAGACATGAATGAGAAAGAGCTTGAAGCCCAG GAAGCACGTAAAGCTCAGCTGGAGAACCATGAGccagaagatgaagaagaagacatgGATAAAGACATGCAGGACTCTg GTGATGACAAAGACAAAGGCAGCGGCAGTGAGGCAGAGAACTCTGGCAGCGATTCCGACCGGGATGATGATGACCGGGAACAAAGGGGAGAGGACGAGGACGAGGACGAggacagaggaaagagaaggaggaaagcAAGCGGCAGCGGCAGCGAGAGCGGCGAGGACAGGGCCAGGGAAATGCGAGACGAGGAAGAGATCTTTGGCAGCGACGACGACAGCGACGACAACGAGCCCAAGAACTCAGCCAGGAGCAGCGGGGACGAGGGCAGCGGAAGCGAGGACGAAGGAGGCAACAGAGGAGGCAGCAGGAGTCGCAGTGCCTCTCCGGCGCATAGCGACCGCAGCAGTGACCATTCAGAGGCCCGCGCGCAGAGCGGAAGCGGAAGTGACAGAGGCTCAGACTCCAGCGATGCCAGTGACAGTGAATAA